From one Odontesthes bonariensis isolate fOdoBon6 chromosome 14, fOdoBon6.hap1, whole genome shotgun sequence genomic stretch:
- the aqp4 gene encoding aquaporin-4 has product MSGNISHTTGTETGRTRDFVWRVLSWCNCQSIMVAFKGIWTKDFWRAVSGEYLATLIFVLLGLGSTINWSAGEEKPPPADLVLISLCFGLSIATMVQCFGHISGGHINPAVTAAMVVTRKLSLAKAAFYVVAQCLGAITGAGILYLVTPAAVRGSFGVTTVNSNISVGHALVVELLITFELVFSVFATCDPKRTDLSGSASLAIGFAVTIGHLFAIPYTGASMNPARSFGPAMVTLNFENHWVYWLGPILGGILAAGLYEYLYCPDPEIKKILKQVFKKDPSGKYKEVESDDLAIKPGSIHNIDLEKAEKKDSLRDSTGEVLSSV; this is encoded by the exons GAGGGTCCTGTCCTGGTGTAACTGTCAGAGCATAATGGTGGCTTTTAAAGGGATCTGGACCAAGGACTTCTGGAGGGCTGTGTCTGGAGAATACCTGGCAACTCTCATTTTTGTCCTCCTCGGCTTGGGCTCCACTATCAACTGGTCTGCTGGGGAGGAGAAGCCTCCCCCAGCAGACCTGGTCCTCATCTCACTGTGCTTTGGCCTCAGCATTGCCACTATGGTGCAGTGTTTTGGCCACATCAGTGGTGGACACATCAACCCAGCTGTCACTGCAGCTATGGTGGTAACAAGAAAGCTGAGCCTGGCAAAGGCTGCGTTCTATGTGGTGGCTCAGTGCCTGGGAGCTATTACCGGAGCTGGGATTCTCTACTTAGTCACACCTGCTGCTGTTAGAGGATCCTTCGGTGTAACTACG gtAAACTCCAACATCTCAGTCGGACATGCCCTTGTTGTTGAGCTCCTCATCACATTCGAACTGGTCTTCAGTGTATTCGCCACCTGCGATCCCAAACGCACAGACCTCAGTGGCTCTGCAAGCCTGGCTATTGGCTTTGCTGTAACTATAGGTCACTTATTTGCA ATTCCTTACACGGGAGCCAGCATGAATCCTGCTCGTTCCTTCGGGCCTGCAATGGTCACACTTAACTTTGAGAACCACTGG GTATACTGGCTGGGTCCCATTCTGGGAGGCATTTTGGCTGCTGGTTTGTATGAGTACCTGTACTGTCCTGACCCTGAGATAAAGAAGATACTGAAACAAGTGTTTAAGAAGGACCCATCAGGGAAATACAAGGAGGTGGAAAGCGACGACCTTGCCATCAAGCCAGGCTCTATCCATAACATCGATCTggagaaagcagaaaaaaaagactctCTCCGGGACTCGACAGGAGAAGTGCTGTCTTCTGTATGA
- the kctd1 gene encoding BTB/POZ domain-containing protein KCTD1 isoform X2 — MFQDNRSIMSRPMITRSPVSPLSNQGIPTSAQLTKSNAPVHIDVGGHMYTSSLATLTKFPESRIGRLFDGTEPIVLDSLKQHYFIDRDGHMFRYILNFLRTSKLLIPDDFKEYSLLYEEARYFQLQPMLAELERWRQDQELSRVSRPCECLVVRVAPDLGERITLSGDKALIEDVFPEIGDVMCNSVNAGWNHDSTHVIRFPLNGYCHLNSVQVLERLQQRGFEIAGSCGGGVDSSQFSEYVLRRELRRTSQRVPNSNRIKQEQLD; from the exons ATGTTTCAG GATAATCGCTCCATCATGTCCAGGCCCATGATCACACGGTCACCAGTGTCTCCCCTGAGTAACCAGGGCATCCCTACATCTGCTCAGCTCACTAAGTCTAACGCCCCTGTGCACATTGATGTAGGCGGACACATGTACACCAGCAGTCTGGCCACCTTAACAAAATTTCCTGAATCTCG AATTGGTCGTCTCTTTGATGGCACAGAGCCTATAGTCCTGGACAGCCTGAAGCAGCACTACTTCATTGACAGGGATGGACACATGTTCCGCTACATCCTTAACTTCCTCAGGACGTCCAAGCTACTCATTCCAGACGACTTCAAA GAGTACAGCCTGCTGTATGAGGAGGCTCGATACTTTCAGCTGCAGCCTATGCTTGCTGAGCTTGAGCGCTGGCGCCAGGACCAGGAGTTGAGTCGGGTGTCCCGCCCTTGTGAGTGCTTGGTTGTGCGTGTTGCTCCTGATCTGGGCGAGAGGATCACACTTAGCGGTGACAAGGCCCTTATTGAAGACGTGTTTCCAGAGATCGGTGATGTCATGTGCAATTCTGTGAATGCCGGCTGGAACCATGATTCCACGCATGTCATCCGCTTCCCGCTGAACGGCTACTGCCACCTCAACTCTGTCCAG GTTCTAGAGCGTCTCCAGCAACGTGGATTTGAGATTGCTGGCTCCTGCGGTGGAGGTGTGGACTCATCCCAATTCAGCGAGTACGTCCtgaggagggaactgaggaggACAAGTCAGCGGGTGCCCAATTCAAACAGGATAAAGCAGGAGCAGCTGGACTAG
- the kctd1 gene encoding BTB/POZ domain-containing protein KCTD1 isoform X1 translates to MDETDIMDLTHQKAKKRPRPISSADESVHASLKRLPMRAAECRDPALMFSVRGEPVPAASLKQNDHSLTSSPTTVMPAQDNRSIMSRPMITRSPVSPLSNQGIPTSAQLTKSNAPVHIDVGGHMYTSSLATLTKFPESRIGRLFDGTEPIVLDSLKQHYFIDRDGHMFRYILNFLRTSKLLIPDDFKEYSLLYEEARYFQLQPMLAELERWRQDQELSRVSRPCECLVVRVAPDLGERITLSGDKALIEDVFPEIGDVMCNSVNAGWNHDSTHVIRFPLNGYCHLNSVQVLERLQQRGFEIAGSCGGGVDSSQFSEYVLRRELRRTSQRVPNSNRIKQEQLD, encoded by the exons ATGGACGAAACGGATATCATGGACTTAACGCATCAGAAAGCGAAGAAGCGACCGCGTCCAATCAGTTCCGCGGATGAGTCCGTGCACGCTTCCCTCAAACGGCTGCCGATGCGAGCGGCGGAGTGCAGGGACCCCGCGCTGATGTTCTCTGTCAGAGGAGAGCCTGTTCCCGCAGCATCTCTTAAGCAAAATGACCATTCGCTGACTTCCTCTCCAACCACAGTTATGCCGgcgcag GATAATCGCTCCATCATGTCCAGGCCCATGATCACACGGTCACCAGTGTCTCCCCTGAGTAACCAGGGCATCCCTACATCTGCTCAGCTCACTAAGTCTAACGCCCCTGTGCACATTGATGTAGGCGGACACATGTACACCAGCAGTCTGGCCACCTTAACAAAATTTCCTGAATCTCG AATTGGTCGTCTCTTTGATGGCACAGAGCCTATAGTCCTGGACAGCCTGAAGCAGCACTACTTCATTGACAGGGATGGACACATGTTCCGCTACATCCTTAACTTCCTCAGGACGTCCAAGCTACTCATTCCAGACGACTTCAAA GAGTACAGCCTGCTGTATGAGGAGGCTCGATACTTTCAGCTGCAGCCTATGCTTGCTGAGCTTGAGCGCTGGCGCCAGGACCAGGAGTTGAGTCGGGTGTCCCGCCCTTGTGAGTGCTTGGTTGTGCGTGTTGCTCCTGATCTGGGCGAGAGGATCACACTTAGCGGTGACAAGGCCCTTATTGAAGACGTGTTTCCAGAGATCGGTGATGTCATGTGCAATTCTGTGAATGCCGGCTGGAACCATGATTCCACGCATGTCATCCGCTTCCCGCTGAACGGCTACTGCCACCTCAACTCTGTCCAG GTTCTAGAGCGTCTCCAGCAACGTGGATTTGAGATTGCTGGCTCCTGCGGTGGAGGTGTGGACTCATCCCAATTCAGCGAGTACGTCCtgaggagggaactgaggaggACAAGTCAGCGGGTGCCCAATTCAAACAGGATAAAGCAGGAGCAGCTGGACTAG